The following are encoded together in the Halomonas halophila genome:
- a CDS encoding co-chaperone GroES, with the protein MNIRPLHDRVVIRRVEEEQKTAGGIVLPGSAQEKPTRGEVLAVGNGRILDSGDVRPLDVKVGDTVIFKDGFGVEKQKIDGEEVLIMSESDILAVVEG; encoded by the coding sequence ATGAACATCCGTCCCTTGCACGATCGCGTCGTCATCCGTCGCGTCGAAGAAGAACAGAAAACCGCTGGCGGCATCGTGCTCCCGGGCAGCGCCCAGGAAAAGCCGACGCGTGGCGAAGTCCTCGCCGTCGGTAACGGCCGGATCCTGGACAGCGGCGACGTTCGCCCGCTCGACGTCAAGGTCGGCGACACCGTGATCTTCAAGGATGGCTTCGGCGTCGAGAAGCAGAAGATCGACGGTGAAGAAGTGCTGATCATGAGCGAGTCCGACATCCTGGCCGTCGTCGAAGGCTGA
- a CDS encoding SDR family NAD(P)-dependent oxidoreductase: MTLQDRIIAITGGARGLGLAMAERLGREGATVALLDRDGDSLDAAVSRLAEANIMARGFVVDVADEASVAEAFTAVGESLGPLDGLVNNAGIVRDGLLVKARDGEVSTRLSLSDWQRVIDVNLTGVFLCGREAATRMIEAGRQGVIVNISSVVRGGNVGQSNYAAAKAGVASLTVTWAQELSRYGIRVGAVAPGFIETEMTAELREDIRDRIASQIPLLHMGQPGDIAESVAFIFANDYFTGRVLECDGGLRI, from the coding sequence ATGACACTGCAGGATCGCATCATCGCCATCACCGGTGGCGCCCGAGGCCTGGGGCTGGCGATGGCCGAGCGCCTCGGCCGGGAGGGCGCGACCGTGGCGCTGCTCGACCGAGACGGCGACAGCCTGGATGCCGCCGTGAGTCGGCTGGCGGAGGCCAATATCATGGCGCGGGGCTTTGTCGTCGACGTGGCCGACGAGGCCTCCGTGGCGGAGGCCTTCACGGCCGTCGGCGAATCTCTGGGGCCTCTCGATGGGCTGGTCAACAACGCCGGCATCGTGCGCGACGGCCTGCTGGTCAAGGCACGTGACGGCGAGGTGTCGACGCGTCTGTCGCTGTCCGACTGGCAGCGGGTGATCGACGTCAACCTGACCGGCGTCTTCCTGTGCGGGCGTGAGGCCGCCACCCGCATGATCGAGGCCGGTCGCCAGGGCGTGATCGTCAATATCTCCAGCGTGGTGCGCGGTGGCAATGTCGGCCAGAGCAACTACGCGGCGGCCAAGGCCGGGGTGGCCTCGCTGACGGTGACCTGGGCTCAGGAGCTGTCCCGGTACGGCATTCGGGTGGGGGCGGTGGCGCCGGGCTTCATCGAGACCGAAATGACGGCCGAGCTGCGCGAGGACATCCGCGATCGTATCGCGTCGCAGATCCCGTTGCTCCACATGGGCCAGCCCGGTGATATCGCCGAGAGCGTGGCCTTCATCTTCGCCAACGACTATTTCACCGGGCGGGTGCTGGAGTGTGACGGCGGGCTCAGGATCTAG
- a CDS encoding lipopolysaccharide assembly protein LapA domain-containing protein: MRWLKGLILAVILLVVLLVGILFAVNNQQALPLNLIWFELPAASLSVWLLASLVVGVLLGMLAMGGVYLRLRTLLTRAQRHNQQQRKELDQLRVQEMKELP; encoded by the coding sequence ATGCGTTGGCTCAAAGGCCTGATCCTGGCCGTCATCCTGCTGGTGGTACTGCTGGTCGGCATTCTTTTCGCCGTCAACAACCAGCAAGCCCTGCCCCTCAACCTGATCTGGTTCGAGCTGCCGGCGGCGTCGCTCTCGGTGTGGCTGCTGGCCAGCCTGGTCGTCGGTGTACTGCTTGGCATGCTCGCCATGGGTGGCGTCTACCTGCGCCTGCGCACCCTGCTGACCCGGGCCCAGCGCCACAATCAGCAGCAGCGCAAGGAGCTGGACCAGCTGCGCGTCCAGGAGATGAAGGAACTGCCCTGA
- a CDS encoding ComEA family DNA-binding protein: MKTRYTTGIAALGLTLMLGLVSPAIAQDMAPIDVNTADVTLLAELPGIGETRAAAIVEDREANGPFESADDLSRVSGIGEMTVQGLSDQVTF, from the coding sequence ATGAAAACACGCTACACCACCGGTATCGCCGCCCTGGGCCTGACGCTGATGCTCGGCCTGGTATCACCGGCCATCGCACAGGACATGGCGCCGATCGACGTCAACACCGCCGATGTCACCCTGCTCGCCGAGCTGCCGGGCATCGGCGAGACTCGGGCCGCCGCCATCGTCGAAGACCGCGAGGCCAACGGCCCCTTCGAGAGCGCCGACGACCTTTCCCGGGTCAGCGGTATCGGTGAGATGACCGTACAGGGCCTCTCCGATCAAGTCACCTTCTGA
- a CDS encoding FAD assembly factor SdhE has translation MNDDSSAAAALRKRLYWHSRRGMWELDLLLIPFLEQRYDTLDERDQAAYRTLIDEEDQDLFAWLMRREWPEEPERRRIVKMIVEHAESTDNDHYRNL, from the coding sequence TTGAACGACGATTCGTCCGCGGCAGCCGCCCTTCGCAAGCGCCTCTACTGGCATTCCCGTCGTGGCATGTGGGAACTCGACCTGCTGCTGATTCCCTTCCTGGAGCAACGCTACGATACCCTCGACGAGCGCGACCAGGCCGCCTATCGCACCCTGATCGACGAGGAGGATCAGGATCTCTTCGCCTGGTTGATGCGCCGTGAGTGGCCCGAGGAGCCCGAGCGTCGCCGCATCGTCAAGATGATCGTCGAGCATGCCGAGAGCACCGATAACGATCACTATCGCAACCTCTAG
- the lapB gene encoding lipopolysaccharide assembly protein LapB: protein MTDVLLLALLLAAVAIGWWLGRRERRNTAPAPQSPTLARDYFVGLNYLLNDQQDRAIETFIGALEVNSDTIETHIALGNLFRTRGEADRAVKVHQNLLARPTLSAQQGDRVQLELSRDFLQLGLLDRAERLLYSLIKDSHNGEHRHAARQLLVDLLEREGEYQQALDVAQPALIKESNDVRRAAAHWLCEIADQERQSASPVLARRHLKQALSTDRQCVRANLMLADMALETGQYRQAIRLLQRIPDQDKHFIPTLLEPLGRAYRLLDDEEGLIRHLESLLETAPYTSVIIMLAETLRRQHGDTEAAQALLTRELERSPSLGAVDYLIRLYHQQEGGTGNPRIELLQRHTHTLLQARPRHRCQRCGFSGEPLLWQCPRCRSWGTTKPITGIEGE from the coding sequence ATGACCGATGTTCTGCTGCTGGCCCTGTTGTTGGCAGCGGTCGCCATCGGCTGGTGGCTCGGCCGCCGCGAACGCCGGAACACCGCCCCCGCGCCTCAGTCGCCGACGCTGGCCCGCGATTACTTCGTGGGCCTCAACTATCTGCTCAACGACCAGCAGGACCGCGCCATCGAGACCTTCATCGGCGCCCTGGAGGTCAACAGCGATACCATCGAGACGCACATCGCCCTGGGCAACCTGTTCCGCACCCGCGGCGAGGCCGACCGGGCGGTCAAGGTCCACCAGAACCTGCTGGCACGTCCGACGCTCAGCGCCCAACAGGGCGACCGCGTTCAGCTGGAGCTGTCACGCGACTTCCTGCAACTCGGCCTGCTGGACCGCGCCGAGCGACTGCTCTACTCGCTGATCAAGGACAGCCATAACGGCGAGCATCGCCATGCCGCCAGGCAACTGCTGGTCGACCTGCTGGAACGGGAAGGCGAGTACCAGCAGGCACTGGACGTGGCCCAGCCGGCGCTGATCAAGGAAAGCAACGACGTGCGGCGCGCCGCCGCCCACTGGCTGTGCGAGATCGCCGACCAGGAGCGCCAGTCGGCGAGCCCGGTGTTGGCGCGTCGCCATCTCAAGCAGGCGCTTTCCACCGATCGCCAGTGCGTTCGCGCCAATCTGATGCTGGCCGACATGGCACTGGAGACAGGCCAGTACCGCCAGGCGATCCGGCTGCTGCAGCGAATTCCCGACCAGGACAAGCACTTCATTCCGACCCTGCTAGAACCGCTGGGACGCGCCTATCGGCTGCTCGACGATGAAGAGGGACTGATTCGTCACCTCGAGTCGCTGCTCGAGACCGCGCCCTATACCAGCGTGATCATCATGCTGGCCGAGACCCTGCGCCGCCAGCATGGTGATACGGAGGCCGCCCAGGCGCTGCTGACCCGAGAGCTGGAGCGCTCGCCGAGCCTCGGCGCCGTCGACTACCTGATTCGGCTCTACCACCAGCAGGAAGGTGGCACGGGCAACCCGCGCATCGAACTGCTGCAGCGCCACACCCACACGCTGCTCCAGGCCCGCCCCCGCCATCGCTGCCAGCGCTGCGGCTTCAGCGGCGAACCGCTGCTGTGGCAGTGCCCCCGCTGTCGCAGCTGGGGCACCACCAAACCGATCACCGGGATCGAGGGCGAATAG
- the uvrC gene encoding excinuclease ABC subunit UvrC — MSFDSRHFLATVTEAPGVYRMLDESGETLYVGKARRLKPRLASYFRGALNAKTQALVARIADIQVTVTNSETEALLLEQTLIKEQRPPYNILLRDDKSYPFVFVTDRHPFPALEYKRARTRHDDGRYLGPYPSSTAVRESLSLMQKIFRIRNCEDSVFAHRTRPCLQYQIDRCTAPCVDYISEADYRRDLEHAIQCLEGKSEAVTRELTRDMEAASQALEFEEAARLRDQIQQLRQLQQRQFVDTGSGDADVFALASRPGALCISVLAIRQGRLLGARHHQPTNGLDLGPEALLGEFVSQFYLGQAREIPGEVITSHALPDAELLAQALSEHAGKRIRVTDQVRSHRAQWQELARTNAEQQLAGQLANQTQLAKRFEALREALGLEQAPERLECFDISHSQGEATVASCVVFDADGPRKSDYRRFNIEGIEPGDDYAAMRQALTRRFKRLAQGEGSRPDILVVDGGKGQLNMAREVFAELGVTGVMLLGVAKGSTRKAGLEILYLETVDRTLDLDATSPALHLLQHIRDESHRFAITGHRTRRDKARRTSTLEDIPGVGPRRRRELLRFFGGLQGVRQANRDELARVPGISATLADTIHRALHG, encoded by the coding sequence ATGAGTTTCGATTCGCGCCACTTCCTCGCCACCGTCACCGAAGCCCCCGGCGTCTACCGCATGCTCGACGAGAGCGGCGAGACGCTCTACGTCGGCAAGGCCCGCCGCCTCAAGCCACGCCTGGCCAGCTACTTCCGCGGCGCGCTTAACGCCAAGACCCAGGCGCTGGTGGCACGCATCGCCGACATCCAGGTCACGGTCACCAACAGCGAGACCGAGGCGCTGCTGCTCGAGCAGACGCTGATCAAGGAGCAGCGCCCGCCCTATAACATCCTGCTGCGCGACGACAAGTCCTATCCCTTCGTCTTCGTTACCGACCGCCATCCTTTCCCGGCGCTGGAGTACAAGCGGGCACGCACCCGCCATGACGACGGCCGCTACCTGGGCCCCTATCCCAGCAGCACCGCGGTGCGCGAGAGCCTGTCGCTGATGCAGAAGATCTTCCGCATCCGCAACTGCGAGGACAGCGTCTTCGCCCATCGCACCCGGCCCTGCCTGCAGTATCAGATCGATCGCTGCACGGCCCCCTGCGTGGATTACATCTCGGAGGCGGACTATCGGCGCGACCTGGAGCACGCCATTCAGTGCCTGGAAGGCAAGAGCGAGGCCGTGACCCGGGAGCTGACTCGCGACATGGAAGCGGCCAGCCAGGCCCTCGAGTTCGAGGAGGCCGCCCGACTGCGCGACCAGATCCAGCAGCTGCGCCAGCTGCAGCAACGCCAGTTCGTCGACACCGGCAGCGGCGACGCGGACGTCTTCGCCCTGGCCTCCCGCCCGGGGGCACTGTGCATATCGGTGCTCGCCATCCGGCAGGGGCGACTGCTGGGCGCCCGCCATCATCAGCCGACCAACGGCCTGGACCTGGGCCCGGAAGCCCTGCTTGGCGAGTTCGTCAGCCAGTTCTACCTCGGCCAGGCCCGCGAGATTCCCGGCGAGGTGATCACCAGCCATGCGCTGCCCGATGCCGAGCTGCTGGCACAGGCACTGAGCGAGCATGCCGGCAAGCGGATTCGCGTCACCGATCAGGTGCGCAGCCACCGCGCCCAGTGGCAGGAGCTGGCCCGCACCAACGCCGAACAGCAGCTGGCCGGCCAGCTGGCCAACCAGACCCAGCTCGCGAAGCGCTTCGAGGCGCTGCGCGAGGCACTCGGGCTCGAGCAGGCACCGGAACGCCTGGAATGCTTCGATATCAGCCACAGCCAGGGCGAGGCCACCGTGGCCTCCTGTGTGGTGTTCGATGCCGACGGCCCGCGCAAGTCCGACTATCGCCGTTTCAACATCGAGGGCATCGAGCCCGGCGACGACTACGCCGCCATGCGCCAGGCCCTGACCCGCCGTTTCAAGCGCCTCGCCCAAGGCGAAGGTTCACGACCGGACATTCTTGTCGTCGACGGCGGCAAGGGCCAGCTCAACATGGCCCGCGAGGTGTTCGCCGAGCTCGGGGTGACCGGCGTGATGCTGCTGGGCGTCGCCAAGGGCAGCACCCGCAAGGCGGGACTGGAGATCCTCTACCTGGAGACCGTCGACCGCACCCTCGACCTCGATGCCACCTCCCCGGCCCTGCATCTACTGCAGCATATCCGCGACGAATCGCACCGCTTCGCCATCACCGGCCACCGCACCCGGCGCGACAAGGCGAGGCGGACCTCGACCCTGGAAGACATTCCCGGCGTCGGCCCACGCCGCCGTCGCGAACTGCTGCGTTTCTTCGGCGGCCTGCAGGGCGTCCGCCAGGCCAACCGTGACGAACTCGCCCGGGTCCCAGGCATCAGCGCCACCCTCGCCGACACCATCCATCGCGCCCTGCATGGATGA
- the pyrF gene encoding orotidine-5'-phosphate decarboxylase codes for MPTASPLIIALDYASLDAALCMADRLDPARCRVKVGKELFTRSGPDVLEALHGRGFEVFLDLKFHDIPNTVAGAVQAAAEQGVWMVNVHAGGGGRMMEAAKQRLVQHDLSTHLIAVTVLTSMAAEDLAEVGVTATPAEQVERLATLARDSGMDGVVCSAQEAGRLRTLCGDDFLKVTPGIRPATADAGDQRRVMTPTTAMAAGSTHLVVGRPVTQAGDPMAALAAIEAELATG; via the coding sequence GTGCCCACCGCGTCTCCCCTGATCATCGCCCTCGATTACGCCTCTCTGGACGCCGCCCTGTGCATGGCCGACCGGCTCGATCCGGCCCGTTGCCGGGTCAAGGTGGGCAAGGAGCTGTTCACGCGAAGCGGCCCCGACGTGCTCGAGGCCCTGCATGGGCGCGGCTTCGAGGTGTTCCTGGACCTCAAGTTCCACGATATTCCCAATACCGTGGCCGGTGCCGTGCAGGCCGCCGCCGAACAGGGTGTGTGGATGGTCAACGTGCACGCCGGTGGCGGCGGGCGGATGATGGAGGCGGCCAAGCAGCGTCTGGTCCAGCATGACCTGTCCACTCACCTGATCGCGGTGACGGTGCTGACCAGCATGGCGGCCGAGGACCTGGCGGAGGTGGGGGTGACGGCCACGCCCGCGGAGCAGGTCGAGCGGTTGGCGACCCTGGCGCGCGATAGCGGCATGGACGGGGTGGTGTGTTCGGCCCAGGAAGCCGGGCGGCTGCGCACCCTGTGCGGCGACGACTTCCTCAAGGTGACGCCGGGCATTCGTCCGGCCACGGCGGACGCCGGCGATCAGCGGCGCGTGATGACGCCGACAACGGCCATGGCGGCGGGCAGTACCCATCTGGTGGTGGGGCGTCCGGTCACCCAGGCAGGGGATCCCATGGCGGCGCTGGCCGCCATCGAGGCGGAGCTGGCGACGGGCTGA
- a CDS encoding integration host factor subunit beta: protein MRTARREPMTKSELIEQIAMRQPELSVKDVEAAVRLILDDITDTLADGGRVEIRGFGSFSLHYREPRVGRNPKTGEPVDLDGKFVPHFKPGKELREQVDASRALGY, encoded by the coding sequence ATCAGGACAGCACGGAGAGAGCCGATGACCAAGTCCGAACTGATCGAACAGATTGCCATGCGACAGCCCGAGCTGTCCGTCAAGGACGTCGAGGCCGCCGTGCGGCTGATCCTGGATGACATCACCGACACCCTCGCGGACGGCGGGCGGGTCGAGATCCGCGGCTTCGGCAGCTTCTCGCTGCACTATCGCGAACCGCGCGTCGGCCGCAACCCCAAGACCGGCGAGCCCGTCGATCTCGACGGCAAGTTCGTACCGCACTTCAAGCCCGGCAAGGAGCTGCGCGAGCAGGTGGACGCCAGTCGCGCCCTCGGTTACTGA
- the uvrY gene encoding UvrY/SirA/GacA family response regulator transcription factor produces the protein MIRVLVADDHHLVRTSIAHLLGAEQDITIVGEAADGEDAIRLARELKPDIVLMDIRMPGIGGLEATRKIHRFTQDIRILVLTAFIEDTFAQRLLDAGAHGFISKGSQHDEMVTAVRSVFAGQRYVSPEIAQRLVLSRIDASDNPFDQLSQRELQVAMMIVNCQKVADIADRMFLSPKTVNTYRYRIFEKLDVHSDVELTHLGLRHGLVDGFSEAE, from the coding sequence TTGATCAGGGTTCTCGTTGCCGACGACCACCACCTGGTAAGGACCAGTATCGCCCACCTGCTCGGTGCCGAGCAGGACATCACCATCGTGGGCGAGGCCGCAGATGGCGAAGATGCCATTCGCCTGGCCCGCGAACTCAAGCCCGATATCGTGCTGATGGATATCCGCATGCCGGGCATCGGCGGTCTGGAAGCCACGCGCAAGATCCATCGTTTTACCCAGGACATCCGTATCCTGGTGCTGACCGCCTTCATCGAGGACACCTTCGCCCAGCGCCTGCTCGATGCCGGTGCCCATGGCTTTATCAGCAAGGGCTCGCAGCACGACGAGATGGTGACCGCGGTGCGCAGCGTCTTCGCCGGGCAGCGCTACGTCAGCCCGGAGATCGCCCAGCGCCTGGTCCTGTCGCGCATCGACGCCAGCGACAACCCCTTCGACCAGCTGTCCCAGCGCGAACTGCAGGTGGCGATGATGATCGTCAACTGCCAGAAGGTGGCCGATATCGCTGACCGCATGTTCCTGAGCCCCAAGACCGTCAACACCTACCGCTACCGCATCTTCGAGAAGCTCGACGTGCATTCCGACGTCGAGCTGACCCACCTCGGGCTGCGTCACGGCCTGGTCGACGGCTTCAGCGAGGCGGAATGA
- the nadB gene encoding L-aspartate oxidase, protein MPDSPHETLIIGGGIAGLVLALEIAEHRPVTLLQPSREALGASRWAQGGIAAVLSPDDDVEAHVADTLVAGDGLCDEAAVRFTVEQGPAAIEWLLSLGVPFTPDPDPEARYPYHLTREGGHGARRIIHADDATGRAVVETLRQHVERHPAIRLRTDLTAIGLIADVAGHCRGARCLDENGGLVELMAADTVLATGGASGLFRHTTSPDPACGEGMLMAAELGAELMNLEFQQFHPTCLFDPDGPPFLISEAVRGEGGLLLDADGRRFMPEVDPRAELAPRDVVARAIDAEMQRSGRDHVWLDVRHLGEDAIRHHFPTIHAYCASRGIDIAREPIPVVPAAHYSCGGVSTDLEGVTTVPRLHAVGEVAGTGLHGANRMASNSLLECLAFARSCARRLRDASTPGDAPLTSWQPGTTPVPDAECQALLTEVRTIMSESVAIVRHDAGLAAAEERLAELAERLAPCIAEARPSVPLARLWHALRLARLTVASARTRRESRGLHFNPDCPLHGDPAPQPSRLHLSDLTSANH, encoded by the coding sequence ATGCCCGACAGCCCCCACGAGACCCTGATCATCGGCGGCGGTATCGCCGGCCTGGTCCTGGCCCTGGAGATCGCCGAACACCGCCCCGTGACGCTGCTGCAACCGTCCCGCGAGGCCCTGGGCGCCAGCCGCTGGGCCCAGGGCGGCATCGCCGCCGTGCTGTCGCCGGACGACGATGTCGAGGCGCACGTCGCCGACACCCTGGTGGCCGGCGACGGCCTGTGCGACGAGGCCGCGGTGCGCTTCACCGTGGAGCAGGGGCCGGCCGCCATCGAGTGGCTGCTGTCGCTGGGCGTCCCCTTCACGCCGGATCCCGACCCCGAGGCCCGCTACCCGTATCACCTGACCCGGGAAGGCGGTCACGGGGCACGCCGAATCATCCACGCCGACGATGCCACCGGGCGCGCCGTGGTGGAGACCCTGCGACAGCACGTTGAACGCCACCCGGCCATCCGCCTGCGCACCGACCTGACCGCCATCGGCCTGATCGCTGACGTCGCCGGTCACTGCCGGGGCGCCCGCTGCCTCGACGAAAACGGCGGTCTGGTGGAACTGATGGCGGCGGACACCGTACTCGCCACCGGCGGTGCCAGTGGCCTGTTCCGCCACACCACCAGCCCCGACCCGGCCTGCGGCGAAGGCATGCTGATGGCGGCCGAGCTTGGTGCCGAGCTGATGAACCTGGAATTCCAGCAGTTCCACCCCACCTGCCTGTTCGACCCGGACGGCCCACCTTTTCTGATCAGCGAAGCGGTACGCGGCGAGGGCGGCCTCCTGCTCGACGCCGACGGACGCCGCTTCATGCCAGAGGTCGACCCTCGCGCCGAACTGGCCCCGCGCGACGTGGTCGCCCGCGCCATCGACGCCGAAATGCAGCGCAGCGGCCGCGACCATGTCTGGCTCGACGTGCGCCATCTGGGGGAAGATGCCATTCGCCACCACTTCCCCACCATCCACGCTTACTGCGCCTCACGCGGCATCGACATCGCCCGGGAGCCGATCCCGGTGGTTCCGGCCGCCCACTACAGCTGCGGCGGCGTGAGCACCGATCTCGAGGGCGTCACCACGGTGCCCCGCCTCCATGCCGTGGGGGAGGTGGCCGGCACCGGGCTGCACGGCGCCAATCGCATGGCCAGCAACTCATTGCTGGAGTGCCTGGCCTTTGCCCGCAGCTGCGCGCGTCGCCTGCGTGATGCCAGCACGCCCGGCGATGCCCCGCTGACGTCCTGGCAGCCCGGCACCACGCCAGTGCCGGATGCAGAATGCCAGGCGTTGCTGACCGAGGTGCGCACGATCATGAGCGAGAGCGTGGCCATCGTGCGCCATGATGCCGGGCTCGCGGCGGCCGAGGAACGCCTCGCCGAGCTCGCCGAGCGCCTGGCGCCGTGCATCGCCGAGGCGCGTCCCAGCGTTCCCCTCGCCCGGCTATGGCATGCCCTGCGCCTGGCACGACTCACCGTGGCCAGCGCCCGGACGCGCCGCGAATCCCGCGGCCTGCACTTCAACCCCGACTGCCCGCTGCATGGCGATCCCGCACCACAGCCATCACGCCTCCACCTCAGCGACCTGACATCCGCCAACCACTGA
- a CDS encoding FUSC family protein produces the protein MKLVRPLRDPYFTNQHRRILHVLRVALALTVAYAITEPFDLPHRGWALVSTVMVMGNLPHIGGVLDKGRQRLLGSLLGALWGLLLIVITPFWPPVLHLGALAGIAAVTWYTFSKRFGYGGLMFAISLLLVIGGSTPELEAALWRSFNVLLGTLIGIGVTVLVLPHKATDLLRFALADHLDHMARLYHAHTSASAPPDLDTHELLKGCSKLLVKQRGLVDAIHRENRLTRVELDELISLQRRMFSTIELLLETHWNTRAGHERIDAMHGLRGQQHTLARAIGTLAFQVRTGHPIDVELAPFDLQRHAELAGDAYAEDGRRLFSPSGYLWLNRELARLTGELVERLGSLERLPSRRLRKGASRHGLLEPDDTGQAPQ, from the coding sequence ATGAAGCTGGTACGCCCGCTACGCGACCCCTACTTCACGAATCAGCATCGTCGCATTCTGCACGTGCTGCGCGTGGCGCTGGCTCTGACCGTCGCCTATGCCATCACCGAACCCTTCGATCTCCCGCATCGCGGCTGGGCGCTGGTCAGCACCGTGATGGTGATGGGCAACCTGCCCCACATCGGCGGCGTGCTCGACAAGGGGCGCCAGCGCCTGCTCGGATCGCTGCTGGGCGCCCTCTGGGGGCTGCTGCTGATCGTCATCACCCCCTTCTGGCCCCCGGTGCTGCATCTCGGCGCCCTGGCCGGCATCGCCGCGGTCACCTGGTACACCTTCAGCAAGCGTTTCGGCTACGGCGGCCTGATGTTCGCCATCAGCCTGCTGCTGGTCATCGGCGGCAGCACCCCCGAACTGGAAGCTGCCCTGTGGCGCAGTTTCAACGTGCTGCTGGGCACGCTGATCGGCATCGGCGTCACCGTGCTGGTGCTGCCCCACAAGGCTACCGACCTGCTGCGCTTCGCCCTCGCCGATCACCTGGATCACATGGCCCGGCTCTATCATGCTCATACGTCGGCCAGCGCGCCGCCCGACCTCGACACCCACGAGCTGCTCAAGGGCTGCAGCAAGCTGTTGGTCAAGCAGCGCGGGCTGGTGGATGCCATTCATCGCGAGAACCGGCTGACCCGCGTCGAGCTGGACGAGCTCATCTCCCTCCAGCGCCGCATGTTCTCGACCATCGAGCTGCTGCTCGAAACCCACTGGAACACCCGCGCCGGCCACGAGCGCATCGATGCCATGCACGGCCTTCGCGGCCAGCAGCACACCCTGGCCCGCGCCATCGGCACCCTGGCGTTCCAGGTACGCACCGGCCACCCCATCGACGTCGAACTCGCCCCCTTCGACCTGCAGCGCCATGCCGAGCTCGCGGGCGATGCCTACGCCGAAGACGGCCGCCGCCTGTTCAGCCCCAGCGGCTACCTGTGGCTCAATCGCGAGCTGGCCCGTCTGACCGGCGAACTGGTCGAACGGTTGGGCAGCCTGGAGCGCCTGCCCAGCCGCCGTCTGCGCAAGGGCGCGTCGCGCCACGGTCTGCTCGAGCCGGACGACACCGGCCAGGCACCGCAGTAA
- a CDS encoding FxsA family protein — protein MPFLAFFTVFALLDFVLLFTVGSHIGLLTTLALVLGTGFLGLHLIRREGVATFARAQERMNRGELPSGELLTGAALIFGGALLMAPGFLSDALGFMCLIPDARRLLGRLLGRAGMRFQGVHMQAGAYQARQGRDADWQQAGESHEPGQRTSSRDADGEPLEGDFIAHDERRG, from the coding sequence ATGCCCTTTCTCGCTTTCTTTACCGTCTTCGCCCTGCTCGACTTCGTCCTGCTGTTCACGGTCGGCAGCCACATCGGGCTGCTGACCACCCTGGCCCTGGTGCTGGGCACCGGCTTCCTGGGCCTGCACCTGATCCGTCGGGAAGGCGTCGCCACCTTCGCCCGCGCCCAGGAGCGCATGAACCGTGGCGAGCTGCCCTCCGGCGAGCTGCTGACCGGCGCCGCCCTGATCTTCGGTGGCGCCCTGCTGATGGCCCCGGGCTTCCTGTCCGATGCCCTGGGTTTCATGTGCCTGATTCCGGACGCGCGTCGCCTGCTCGGCCGACTGCTGGGCCGGGCAGGCATGCGCTTCCAGGGCGTCCACATGCAGGCCGGTGCCTATCAGGCCCGCCAGGGGCGCGACGCCGACTGGCAGCAGGCCGGCGAATCGCACGAGCCAGGCCAGCGCACCTCCTCTCGTGATGCTGACGGCGAGCCGCTGGAAGGCGACTTCATCGCCCACGACGAGCGGCGCGGCTGA
- the pgsA gene encoding CDP-diacylglycerol--glycerol-3-phosphate 3-phosphatidyltransferase, with protein MNIPNLLTLARIVFIPLLVVLFYLPFSWSMLATGALFGLASITDWLDGYLARRWNQSTPFGAFLDPVADKLMVAVALALLIERYDASWLTLPALVIIGREIVISALREWMAEMGKRGTVAVSSIGKLKTTLQMIALLLLLGFAPGTSIATLGVVTLYAAALLTLWSMIQYLRAAWPHLSDSM; from the coding sequence ATGAACATCCCCAACCTCCTGACCCTGGCCAGAATCGTCTTCATCCCGCTGCTGGTCGTACTGTTCTATCTGCCCTTCTCATGGAGCATGCTGGCCACCGGCGCCCTGTTCGGCCTGGCCTCGATCACCGACTGGCTGGACGGCTACCTGGCTCGGCGCTGGAACCAGTCGACGCCCTTCGGCGCCTTCCTCGACCCGGTCGCCGACAAGCTGATGGTCGCCGTGGCCCTGGCGCTGCTGATAGAACGCTACGACGCCAGCTGGCTGACCCTGCCGGCACTGGTGATCATCGGTCGCGAGATCGTGATCTCGGCGCTGCGCGAGTGGATGGCCGAGATGGGCAAGCGCGGCACGGTGGCCGTCTCCTCGATCGGCAAGCTGAAGACCACCCTGCAGATGATCGCCCTGCTGCTGCTGCTGGGCTTCGCCCCGGGCACTTCCATCGCCACGCTCGGTGTCGTGACCCTCTATGCCGCGGCCCTGCTGACCCTGTGGTCGATGATCCAGTACCTGCGGGCCGCCTGGCCGCACCTCAGCGACTCGATGTAA